The genome window ATTTAAGGCGTGAAGCAATTTTATTTTCAAAATTAATTGTTTTTTTGTTTATATTTAAGCAAAAATATTACCGTTTTATCAATTTTAAATATCAATACCTTATGATTAATGTGGTAAATTTCTTTGATTTATTATTAATAAAATATGCGTAAAAACATTATTAGGATCAATTTCTTTTAAACATTTTAAATTTTTAAATCTACAATTACTTTTTTTACCATGTCTACTGCATGGACTGCAATTTAAATTTAAATATTCAAATTTGATATCTTTACTTAATGGTACGAAACCAAATTGTGGTGAAGTAGCACCAAAAATTACGGTACCTGGTACATTAAAATTATCGGCAGCATGTGCAGCAAAAGAATCATTAGTTACAACAAATTTAGCATTCGCAATAATATCTAAAGTTTCAGATAATTCTGTTTTACTAACCATATTTATGACTCTACTAGATTTAGGAAAGTCAAGATATTCCCCTAAGTATTGTTCATTTATGGATCCGCATAATATTATAGATAAATTAGTTTCGTTTTTTATTTTTTCAATTAAAAAACGAAAGTTTTCTTTTGGCCACATTTTAATAAAGCTACTCGCACCAGGGAAAAGGCAAATATATTGCATTTCTTTTGGAAAAAAATAATTAGCAGGTAAAAAAGGTGAAAAATTATATGTATCTAAAAAGTTTTCTTGATCATTTAAAATAATTTTTTGTAAAAGATTTTTTTGCAAGCTTTTTATTCTGATAAAATTTTTAGGTACAAGTCCAGTTTTTTGTTTGAAATAAAAGAAAGATAATAGAACCAAAAGTATTCTATAAAATGAATATTTTTCTATGATATATTTTTTCTCTAATCCAATATTTAATTTTTCTTTTAGGTATTTAAATACTCTTTTACTTCTATTTGTGTTTTGTAAATCAATATATATTGCATTAGAAATTGTTTTTATTGATAAAATATAGGATAGAAAGTTTTCTGGAAGAACTTCTTTGCCTTGTAAAAAGAAGGATGGAGTTTTATTTTTTTCGAAACAAATAAATGCCTGCAAGTTTTTAATTTTTAATGCGATATCTTTGTTACTAGGAGAAGTTATAAAAACTGGAAAATAATTATTTTCTATTAAACAAAATACGCTGTTTGCAGCAATTAAAACATCGCCTATAGCACTTAATCTAGTTAAAAAAACAAGTCTATTGTATTGATTAATTTTATTCATGGGAACCATTTTTCTTCAAGTATCTAAATAAAAATAAGCTTGACCAAATAAACATTGCTAAAATATACAGTCCTCCACCAGTTGCAGAAATAGCCGTAGCATATGATATTTTTCCTATTTGATCTGGATTAAATGCTTCTAGAATAAGGCCAGTGCCAAATATTGGTATTGATGTAAGAAAGGTAATTATAATAATTTTTAACAATTTTTTAGAAAAGTAAGGAAGAATAATATTTAGAGACAATCCGAGTAAAATAGCACTATAACCCATTACATTCATATGGGCATGAGCTGATTTTAACAAGGTTCTTTGGTTTTGCATAAATTCGGAAGTTGGAATTTGACTAATTGTAATTTGCTGAATTAAAACAGCTAAAATGCTGCCAAAAATACTCCAAGCTGCAATCCAAAAAAAACCTAAGCCTATTAAAAGAAATTTGTATTTTTGCAAAATCTTCCCTTCGTGATGTTTAGCAAAAAAGTAGAGCAAATTTGATATTTGCATTAATTTTAATTTACTATGTATTAAATGACTTTACATCTTCTTTGCCTAAGGTTTAATTCTTAGCAACACTCTTCATGTATCTTAATTTGGAGAACATGAAAATAAGGAAAGAAATGGTATAATTAAATGCATCTACGGTTAGAAAGTTTTGATGGTCCTCTTGATCTTCTTTTGCATCTAATAAAGGCGCAAGAGTTGAACATCTTTAATATTCCTATCGCAATGATCACTGAACAATATCTTGGTTTTTTAAAACAAGTTCCAGAACTGGATTTTCTCACAGCAGGTGAATATTTGGCTATGGCTGCACAACTGATTGAAATAAAGGCAAATTTATTAGTGCCAGTTTTGCAAAATAAGTCTCAATCTGAAGCAGAAAATTTGGCTCAAGTAGCTGAAGAAGATCCTAGAAAAGATTTGGTTCAACAATTGCTCGAATTTGAGGCATATAAAAAAGCTTCAGAAGTTTTACAGCAATTGAATACTATAGCGCAAGAACATTTTCCAACGGCAGAACACAAAAGACGTGAAGAAGAGTTTTCGGTTTTTGAGCATCCAATTAAAGGCAATCCTTTCGACCTTATTATAGCGTTTGAAAAAGTTTTATTAAAGTTTACAAATAAATCTACTCCTAAAGTTATTGTCCGGGCTCAAAAAATCACAATTCAACAAAAAATGGAATTTATCAAACAGAAATTATCTGAAAGTGATTCTGTAACTTTAAAATTTCTATTTAGCGAGTGCTTGTCGAGATATGAATTGATTGTGTTAATTATGGCTCTTTTAGAATTATGTAAAGCTAATCATGTGAATGTTTTGCAAACATCTATGTTTGCGGACATAGAAATTTCAAAAGGTTTAAAATTTTTTGATGATGCTTCTACTCTTCAAGAAACTGAAGAGTTGACTTGACATATTCTCGATATGCTACACTTAAAGGATATTCTGTATCATTTAAGCGCATTTCTAGTCGAGCACGTGTAATATTTTCTTTACTTATTGCTTGATTTAAATTATGAATTTCTTCATCAATTAAGTCATTAAATGATATTTTATTACTGTTTTGTTCTGTCATTTTCTTTTGCAAGCTTTTAATATTTAATGA of Pigmentibacter sp. JX0631 contains these proteins:
- a CDS encoding glycosyltransferase family 9 protein translates to MNKINQYNRLVFLTRLSAIGDVLIAANSVFCLIENNYFPVFITSPSNKDIALKIKNLQAFICFEKNKTPSFFLQGKEVLPENFLSYILSIKTISNAIYIDLQNTNRSKRVFKYLKEKLNIGLEKKYIIEKYSFYRILLVLLSFFYFKQKTGLVPKNFIRIKSLQKNLLQKIILNDQENFLDTYNFSPFLPANYFFPKEMQYICLFPGASSFIKMWPKENFRFLIEKIKNETNLSIILCGSINEQYLGEYLDFPKSSRVINMVSKTELSETLDIIANAKFVVTNDSFAAHAADNFNVPGTVIFGATSPQFGFVPLSKDIKFEYLNLNCSPCSRHGKKSNCRFKNLKCLKEIDPNNVFTHILLIINQRNLPH
- a CDS encoding segregation/condensation protein A, which produces MHLRLESFDGPLDLLLHLIKAQELNIFNIPIAMITEQYLGFLKQVPELDFLTAGEYLAMAAQLIEIKANLLVPVLQNKSQSEAENLAQVAEEDPRKDLVQQLLEFEAYKKASEVLQQLNTIAQEHFPTAEHKRREEEFSVFEHPIKGNPFDLIIAFEKVLLKFTNKSTPKVIVRAQKITIQQKMEFIKQKLSESDSVTLKFLFSECLSRYELIVLIMALLELCKANHVNVLQTSMFADIEISKGLKFFDDASTLQETEELT